In the genome of Vicia villosa cultivar HV-30 ecotype Madison, WI linkage group LG7, Vvil1.0, whole genome shotgun sequence, one region contains:
- the LOC131617682 gene encoding uncharacterized protein LOC131617682 has protein sequence MLSTRAMLIQGFLVMTVLISSMVEARQLIEFKDQDGANLEAFIPGLPDIPGLPDIPGLPDIPGLPPLPSIPGIPGFPGLPCIPGVPSIPGIPCNPDIPFPGFPCIPGIPSIPGLPCIPDSPSPPSTPESPSSPPKSSDSPAQSPSYPPESSLF, from the exons ATGTTGTCTACACGAGCCATGCTCATCCAAGGCTTCTTGGTTATGACTGTTTTAATCTCTTCCATGGTGGAAGCTAGACAATTGA TTGAGTTTAAAGATCAAGATGGGGCCAACCTTGAGGCTTTTATACCTGGCCTTCCAGACATACCAGGACTTCCAGACATACCTGGCCTTCCAGACATACCAGGACTTCCACCCCTACCAAGCATTCCAGGAATCCCAGGCTTTCCAGGATTACCATGCATCCCTGGCGTACCAAGCATCCCAGGCATTCCATGCAATCCAGATATTCCATTCCCAGGTTTTCCATGCATCCCAGGCATACCAAGCATCCCAGGTCTTCCATGCATCCCTGATTCGCCGAGTCCGCCAAGTACACCTGAATCTCCAAGCTCACCTCCTAAATCATCTGATTCACCCGCTCAATCTCCTAGTTATCCTCCCGAATCCTCCTTATTCTGA